One region of Halomonas huangheensis genomic DNA includes:
- a CDS encoding FadR/GntR family transcriptional regulator, whose protein sequence is MVQTPSPRRRQKLAELISDDIKRWIATEGMVEGDRLPNERTLMELYGCAKGTVREALKILEVEGLITLKTGPGGGAILHTPNMEPASRMLRNFLHFRSLDGQQVYQLRRLLEVEMAVSVIGRLSEEDFATLEANIHSCECIQPNDEDHRRQRFLELEFHNCLARACPNPLLAFMCRFLNDMLRDLVVVKKAYIPERKQFDEANHNYHRQLVDAFRAEDSERVSQLMAEHMRDAEGHMSALEAEMAGQMLIAPDTLAQVSEDSPLMQMLQR, encoded by the coding sequence ATGGTCCAGACGCCTTCTCCACGGCGCCGTCAGAAACTCGCTGAATTGATCAGTGATGACATCAAGCGCTGGATCGCCACCGAGGGAATGGTGGAAGGCGACCGCCTGCCCAATGAGCGCACGCTGATGGAGCTGTACGGTTGTGCCAAGGGTACCGTGCGAGAGGCTCTGAAGATTCTCGAGGTCGAAGGCCTGATCACGCTCAAGACCGGCCCCGGCGGTGGTGCCATTCTGCACACACCGAACATGGAGCCCGCCAGTCGCATGCTGCGGAACTTCCTCCACTTCCGCTCACTCGACGGCCAACAGGTATATCAGTTGCGCCGACTGCTTGAGGTCGAAATGGCGGTATCTGTTATCGGCCGTCTCAGCGAAGAGGATTTCGCTACCCTGGAAGCCAATATTCACAGCTGTGAGTGCATCCAGCCGAATGACGAAGACCATCGTCGTCAACGCTTTCTCGAGCTCGAGTTTCACAACTGCCTGGCTCGCGCCTGCCCCAACCCGCTGCTGGCATTCATGTGCCGTTTCCTCAACGACATGCTTCGCGACCTGGTGGTGGTCAAGAAAGCCTATATCCCGGAGCGCAAGCAGTTCGATGAGGCCAACCACAATTATCACCGTCAACTGGTGGACGCCTTTCGTGCCGAGGACAGCGAGCGTGTAAGCCAGTTGATGGCAGAACACATGCGTGATGCAGAAGGCCATATGTCGGCATTGGAAGCCGAGATGGCCGGCCAGATGCTGATCGCTCCCGATACCCTGGCTCAGGTGTCGGAGGACTCGCCGCTGATGCAGATGCTGCAGCGCTAG
- a CDS encoding Zn-dependent hydrolase, translating into MTTLQTPPKLELSTDSERLWQSLMELAKLGATPKGGVNRQALTDLDRQARDLFIAWCRAEGCSIRVDSIGNIFARRMGATPSTPVVMTGSHLDTQPTGGKYDGCYGVMAGLEVIRTLNQHDIQTQSAVEVVAWTNEEGCRFPPCMMGSGVFTGQLSEHEMLHQTDAEGISVSSALDAIGYRGSDELERNNIKAYFECHIEQGPILEDQATTIGVVVGALGQKWFDLTLTGRESHAGPTPMALRKDAMLGAAEVTQAINAIALRYQPHGRGTVGAMQLHPGSRNVIPGEVKMTIDLRHFDADILARMSSELRQAIEDSSQRHGLTAELTPAADFAPEHFADSCVNAVRASAEHLGISHLDIVSGAGHDAIFMGRIAPAGMIFVPCENGISHNESENATAEDLHAGCNVLLYSILEQAGLADAQEK; encoded by the coding sequence ATGACAACCCTTCAGACGCCCCCGAAACTGGAACTTTCCACAGACAGCGAGCGCCTCTGGCAATCACTGATGGAACTGGCCAAGCTGGGCGCCACACCTAAAGGAGGCGTCAATCGCCAGGCGTTGACCGATCTCGATCGCCAGGCACGCGACCTGTTCATCGCCTGGTGCCGCGCCGAAGGGTGCAGCATCCGTGTGGACTCCATCGGCAATATCTTCGCCCGCCGCATGGGAGCAACACCCTCCACACCAGTGGTCATGACCGGCAGCCATCTCGACACTCAGCCCACCGGCGGCAAATACGACGGCTGCTATGGCGTGATGGCCGGTCTCGAAGTCATTCGTACCCTGAACCAACACGACATTCAGACTCAATCCGCTGTCGAGGTAGTGGCCTGGACCAACGAGGAAGGATGCCGCTTCCCACCGTGCATGATGGGCTCTGGGGTGTTCACGGGGCAGCTATCCGAGCATGAGATGCTGCATCAGACCGATGCCGAAGGTATCTCCGTATCCAGCGCACTGGATGCGATTGGCTACCGTGGCAGTGATGAGTTGGAACGCAATAACATCAAGGCCTATTTCGAGTGCCATATCGAGCAGGGACCGATCCTCGAGGACCAAGCCACCACCATCGGTGTCGTGGTCGGCGCGCTGGGTCAGAAGTGGTTCGACCTGACATTGACCGGTCGGGAATCCCACGCCGGACCGACCCCAATGGCGTTGCGCAAGGATGCCATGCTCGGCGCCGCCGAGGTCACTCAGGCCATCAATGCCATTGCCCTGCGCTATCAGCCACATGGTCGCGGTACCGTGGGAGCCATGCAGTTACATCCCGGCTCGCGCAATGTGATCCCCGGCGAGGTAAAGATGACCATCGATCTACGGCACTTCGATGCCGACATCCTGGCCCGAATGAGCAGCGAGCTACGCCAGGCCATCGAGGACAGCAGCCAACGTCACGGACTGACAGCAGAGCTCACTCCGGCAGCGGACTTCGCGCCCGAGCACTTTGCCGACAGCTGTGTGAACGCGGTACGAGCTTCCGCCGAGCATCTCGGTATCTCGCACCTCGATATCGTCAGTGGCGCAGGGCATGACGCTATCTTCATGGGCCGCATTGCCCCTGCGGGCATGATCTTCGTACCCTGCGAGAATGGCATCAGTCACAACGAAAGTGAGAACGCTACGGCCGAGGACCTGCACGCCGGCTGCAACGTGCTGCTTTACTCCATACTGGAGCAGGCAGGCCTTGCCGATGCGCAGGAGAAATGA
- a CDS encoding metal-dependent hydrolase family protein — MLIINNCRVFDGVNDTVKDDQSVMVEDGRIHAVASGRESAASAEVIDAKGATLTPGLIDAHVHVLAAHASLRQVDLMAPSYVAQFAHHSLRAMLRRGFTSVRDAAGADYGLAQAIEEGLIDGPRLFYCGKALSQTGGHGDWTPFEGGCICGCGASTSISRIADGVENVQHAARDELRRGAHHIKIMAGGGVASPSDPIDVLQYTEAEIRAIVWEANAWGKYCLAHAYIPEAISRCLEYGVRSIEHANLIDRESCELARQKDAFIVPTVSTYEALAKHGREMGLPEVSCAKVEDVRQQGLDALELLRDTGVQVGLGSDLLGDMQRYQMREFALRGEAFTPVEVLRQATSVNARLLDREGSLGVIQPGALADLALWDGCPDEDLGVLEYPEKTLKAVIKGGRQITL; from the coding sequence ATGTTGATCATCAATAATTGCCGTGTGTTCGATGGTGTCAACGATACCGTCAAGGATGACCAGAGCGTGATGGTCGAGGATGGCAGGATCCACGCTGTGGCCAGTGGGCGGGAGAGTGCTGCGTCCGCCGAGGTCATTGATGCGAAGGGGGCGACGCTGACCCCAGGGCTGATCGACGCACATGTTCATGTTCTCGCCGCCCATGCCAGTTTGCGTCAGGTCGACTTGATGGCACCGTCTTATGTGGCGCAGTTTGCCCATCACTCGCTGCGCGCCATGTTACGTCGTGGCTTTACCAGCGTGCGGGATGCTGCGGGCGCAGACTATGGGCTTGCCCAGGCGATTGAGGAAGGGCTGATCGATGGGCCGCGACTGTTCTATTGCGGCAAGGCGTTGAGCCAGACTGGTGGCCATGGTGACTGGACGCCTTTCGAGGGTGGCTGTATATGCGGCTGTGGCGCATCGACCAGCATCTCGCGCATCGCAGACGGGGTCGAGAATGTCCAGCATGCGGCCCGTGATGAACTGCGCCGAGGCGCTCACCATATCAAGATCATGGCTGGGGGCGGGGTAGCATCACCGTCGGATCCAATCGATGTCCTGCAGTACACCGAGGCCGAGATTCGCGCCATCGTCTGGGAGGCCAATGCCTGGGGCAAGTACTGCCTGGCGCATGCCTATATCCCTGAGGCGATCTCGCGTTGCCTGGAATACGGGGTACGTTCCATCGAACATGCCAACCTGATAGACCGTGAGAGCTGTGAGCTGGCCAGGCAGAAGGACGCCTTTATCGTGCCGACGGTGAGCACCTACGAAGCTCTGGCAAAGCATGGTCGCGAGATGGGGCTGCCGGAAGTCAGTTGCGCCAAGGTCGAGGATGTTCGCCAACAAGGCCTTGATGCGCTGGAGTTGCTGCGCGACACCGGTGTTCAGGTCGGGCTTGGCAGCGATCTTCTCGGTGATATGCAGCGTTACCAGATGCGTGAGTTCGCCCTGCGTGGTGAGGCGTTCACGCCGGTTGAGGTGCTCCGGCAGGCAACATCGGTCAATGCACGTTTGCTTGATCGGGAAGGAAGCCTGGGGGTGATCCAGCCGGGCGCTCTGGCCGATCTGGCCTTGTGGGATGGTTGTCCGGATGAGGACCTGGGGGTGCTGGAATATCCCGAGAAGACCCTGAAAGCGGTGATCAAGGGCGGACGCCAGATTACGCTCTAG
- a CDS encoding sodium:solute symporter family protein gives MTGSILIIAAFMIIPLIVGLVSSRQSQGTSEDFFVQGRAMGSVAVFFTVAATWWSAFAFLGSNATFYTSGPVYLTALAWNLLFGFMYYWIGKRVWYLGKRFNYLTPSDLLGDFYNSEALRVLVAVITLVFTVPYLQIQLTGGAYLIEVASGGVVPFWLAALLFYFIIIVYVWVGGIRAIAWTDVIYGALLFFGMMFAGYYISSHVGGPTELFARLASTSPQHLTMPGPNGNMGYGMWFSLFMIVAIGAFMGPQIWLRMYSVKSGRLFNLMPFLLGLAAFAYFGSVLTGYTGVLLEPSLENADQVLPVMLMNYAPYLLASLIMAAGAAAAMSTANSQIHAVSTVVTMDIYQRYVNRDASQSRIVLVGRLSLVGFSLAAYILALTVPGLLVTIGIAALAGTAQLIVPTIGAITWRRAHPMAAFWGLIGGTACVLWLTYGASVSNPLGLHAGIWGLILNSGLFVVLSLALKRHDQDVVDRFADARADYTAEYHPEQCDGESSTFRRTSQAQ, from the coding sequence ATGACCGGAAGTATTCTGATAATCGCCGCCTTCATGATCATCCCGTTGATTGTCGGGCTGGTCTCCTCACGGCAGTCCCAGGGCACCAGTGAGGATTTCTTTGTACAGGGTCGAGCCATGGGCAGTGTTGCCGTGTTCTTCACGGTGGCTGCCACCTGGTGGAGTGCCTTCGCTTTTCTTGGTTCCAATGCCACCTTCTACACCAGTGGCCCGGTGTATCTGACCGCGCTGGCCTGGAATCTGCTGTTCGGCTTCATGTACTACTGGATCGGCAAGCGCGTCTGGTATCTGGGCAAACGCTTCAACTATCTGACGCCATCCGACCTGCTGGGCGACTTCTACAACAGTGAAGCCCTGCGGGTACTGGTTGCCGTCATCACCCTGGTATTCACCGTTCCCTACCTGCAGATTCAGCTCACCGGTGGCGCCTATCTCATCGAGGTCGCCTCGGGTGGTGTCGTCCCCTTCTGGCTGGCGGCATTGCTGTTCTACTTCATCATCATCGTCTACGTCTGGGTCGGAGGCATTCGAGCCATTGCCTGGACCGATGTCATCTACGGCGCGCTACTGTTCTTCGGCATGATGTTCGCGGGGTACTACATCTCCAGCCATGTTGGCGGGCCTACTGAGCTGTTTGCTCGGCTGGCTTCGACATCGCCACAGCACCTGACCATGCCTGGCCCCAACGGCAACATGGGATACGGCATGTGGTTCTCGCTGTTCATGATCGTCGCCATCGGCGCCTTCATGGGGCCGCAGATATGGTTGCGTATGTACTCGGTCAAGAGCGGTCGGTTATTCAACCTCATGCCCTTCCTGCTTGGGCTCGCTGCCTTTGCCTACTTTGGTTCAGTACTGACCGGCTACACCGGCGTGCTGCTCGAACCGAGTCTGGAAAATGCCGATCAGGTGCTGCCGGTAATGCTGATGAACTACGCCCCTTACCTGCTGGCATCACTGATCATGGCAGCAGGTGCCGCCGCCGCGATGTCGACCGCCAACTCCCAGATCCATGCCGTCTCGACAGTGGTGACGATGGATATCTATCAGCGCTATGTGAACCGCGATGCCAGTCAGTCACGCATTGTCCTCGTTGGGCGGCTGTCGCTGGTCGGCTTCTCGTTGGCTGCCTATATCCTGGCGCTTACGGTACCGGGGTTGCTGGTTACGATCGGTATTGCTGCTCTCGCGGGCACCGCTCAATTGATCGTGCCGACCATCGGTGCCATCACCTGGCGCCGTGCTCATCCCATGGCCGCCTTCTGGGGGTTGATCGGCGGTACCGCCTGTGTGCTGTGGCTGACCTACGGCGCCAGCGTCAGCAACCCACTGGGACTACATGCCGGCATCTGGGGCTTGATCCTCAACTCCGGTCTATTTGTCGTCCTCAGCCTCGCCCTGAAACGGCACGACCAGGACGTGGTGGATCGGTTTGCCGATGCACGCGCGGACTACACCGCGGAGTACCATCCTGAGCAATGTGATGGCGAGTCGAGTACTTTCCGTCGCACCAGCCAGGCACAGTAA
- a CDS encoding sodium:solute symporter family protein, with product MYATVLLLYMVLMVLAGIYFSKRKVRNDTDFLVAGRSLPFFVLTGTLLATFVGSGSVIGGASFVFQNGPGAAVFFFAGTPLGAMAMYLFLAKRIRESEATTIPELIERRYGRHARTVASIIILLAYIGIVSYQFIGGGYALHLAFDIPAWQGTLISAVIITILATLGGLVSVAYTDFISALIIFVSMAIGVPLVLSQLGGLSAMYTALPTEQQSWTGGLSLWQAIGFFLPLFLLLLGDQNLFQRFAAATDGRTAKRSAMGFLVSGVISITMIVILVCSARVMFPDINPDTAMLVMAEQGLPGLLGAFLLSSVVALILTTGNSYLLSASANLTQDIVGGLFGAKIPENKRLGFNRISVAGLGVGAYVLGAFFPSVLAIQMYSYGMYGAAITPALLAALLWKRATAWGGLAGMLTGCIVTLIWEIALGKPLGWNSVLVAMPLATLMLVVVSLLSPSSNQRAEASQ from the coding sequence ATGTATGCAACAGTACTCTTGCTCTATATGGTGTTGATGGTCCTTGCAGGAATCTACTTTTCGAAACGCAAGGTCCGTAATGACACCGACTTTCTGGTGGCGGGACGTTCATTGCCCTTCTTCGTCCTGACCGGAACTCTGCTGGCGACCTTTGTCGGCTCGGGATCGGTGATCGGCGGGGCCAGCTTTGTGTTCCAGAATGGCCCTGGCGCGGCGGTATTCTTCTTCGCCGGGACGCCACTCGGGGCGATGGCGATGTATCTGTTCCTTGCCAAACGTATTCGTGAGTCCGAGGCAACCACCATCCCTGAGTTGATCGAGCGGCGCTATGGTCGCCATGCACGTACTGTGGCCTCGATTATCATCCTGCTGGCCTATATCGGCATCGTTTCCTATCAGTTCATTGGCGGTGGCTACGCACTGCACCTGGCCTTCGACATTCCTGCATGGCAGGGCACACTGATTTCCGCGGTGATCATCACCATACTGGCTACGTTGGGTGGGCTGGTATCAGTGGCTTACACTGATTTCATCAGTGCCCTGATCATCTTCGTCAGCATGGCGATAGGTGTGCCGCTGGTACTCAGCCAACTGGGTGGGCTATCTGCGATGTATACCGCCTTGCCGACTGAGCAACAGAGTTGGACTGGTGGTCTCAGCCTGTGGCAGGCGATAGGCTTCTTCCTGCCGCTGTTTCTGTTGCTGCTGGGAGATCAGAATCTGTTCCAGCGCTTTGCTGCAGCGACTGACGGTCGTACGGCGAAACGCTCAGCCATGGGCTTCCTGGTAAGCGGCGTGATCAGCATTACCATGATCGTGATCCTGGTCTGCAGCGCACGCGTGATGTTCCCGGATATCAATCCGGATACTGCCATGTTGGTAATGGCCGAGCAGGGGCTGCCTGGCCTCCTCGGTGCGTTCCTGCTGTCGTCGGTGGTCGCGCTGATTCTGACCACTGGTAACTCTTATCTGCTGTCGGCATCGGCGAACCTGACTCAAGACATCGTTGGCGGTTTGTTCGGCGCGAAGATCCCCGAAAACAAACGTCTGGGCTTCAACCGTATCAGTGTTGCCGGGCTTGGCGTTGGCGCCTATGTACTTGGTGCCTTCTTCCCCAGCGTGCTGGCGATTCAGATGTATTCCTACGGTATGTATGGCGCAGCGATTACCCCCGCATTGCTGGCGGCGTTGTTGTGGAAGCGTGCCACGGCCTGGGGCGGATTGGCCGGGATGCTGACCGGCTGCATCGTCACTCTGATCTGGGAGATCGCCCTGGGCAAACCTCTGGGCTGGAACAGCGTGCTGGTAGCGATGCCCCTGGCGACATTGATGCTGGTCGTCGTCAGCCTGCTGAGTCCGTCAAGCAATCAGCGTGCTGAGGCGTCACAGTAA
- a CDS encoding TetR/AcrR family transcriptional regulator, with protein MKWQQQKSQATREKILRASLICLERDGFHNLSLARVASEADVSKGALTHHFSNKDELITLAMEVLLAEFVETLQVAVNDVHAGRMSVDDCLDEIWRIMSGQLYMVTLEIVLKARHEAEFKSALVPLVRHFHIRLNDIWQQLFPELAPERAQALMNLTMNLLRGMGTQSVFREDRSYFNELLTTWKEILAQQLAR; from the coding sequence ATGAAATGGCAGCAACAGAAAAGCCAGGCCACTCGCGAGAAGATTCTGCGAGCCTCTCTGATCTGTCTGGAACGTGATGGTTTCCATAATCTCAGCCTCGCCAGAGTGGCGAGCGAAGCCGATGTTTCCAAGGGCGCGCTGACCCACCACTTCTCCAACAAGGATGAGCTGATCACTCTGGCCATGGAGGTATTGTTGGCCGAGTTCGTCGAGACGCTACAGGTCGCGGTGAACGATGTGCATGCCGGTCGCATGAGTGTCGATGACTGCCTCGATGAAATCTGGCGAATCATGAGTGGCCAGCTGTACATGGTGACGCTGGAAATCGTCTTGAAGGCGCGTCACGAAGCAGAGTTCAAGTCTGCGTTGGTACCGCTGGTACGGCACTTTCATATCCGACTGAATGACATCTGGCAGCAGCTCTTTCCTGAGCTGGCGCCTGAACGTGCTCAGGCCTTGATGAACCTGACCATGAATCTGCTGCGCGGCATGGGGACACAAAGCGTCTTCCGTGAAGACCGCTCCTACTTCAACGAACTCCTCACGACATGGAAGGAAATTCTCGCGCAGCAGCTGGCGCGCTGA